The Pseudomonas sp. SCA2728.1_7 DNA segment CCACGCCTGTTGCAGATCAGCGGTGGTTTCGGCCACGGCTTGTGGGGTTAGAGTACGGTGCTTCATCCCGTCTTCCAGCCGCTCCAAGGTCTCCCGGGCCTGAATCATGTACGCCAGCAGCGACCAGTGGATCTCCTTGCCTACGCGTTCCTCAAGGAGCTTGAGCTGTTTGGGTCGCTGCGCGATGTCCAGTGGCAGCAGTTCATCCCTCAAGGCAGTCGATGCGCTGATATAGGCATTGCTGGCGGTCTGAATTTGCGCAAGCAGCTGCAGTGTCTGGTTGAACGGGACGACAAAGAAGCTCGCACTTTTATCGAGTCGAGTCGGTGGCGAAATCACCGATGCCCACTTCAGTGCTTGCGCGTAGTCACGGACTTTCTGCGACAGCGCTGGCTGGTAGGCCAGCAGCTCGAGCTTTTCGTTGATATCCCGCAGGCAGGTATCCTCCTGGATGTCACGCACAGTGAACGCATCGCTGTTATCGAAATCCTGTGGCTCGGAAATATACTTTCCGAACGCATCACTGGTTGGCCGCTGATGTTGGTTTTTGTCGTAGGCGTTGCGCCAGTGCACATCGACACGGTTGACGCAGGCGATGATCGGGCTCAACGCGTTGGCCTGCGCGGTCACGGGGGATTCGCGCTGATCAAGCCACAGGTCGAGCTTCAGGAACGGTCGGGTCGCGCTCGCCAACCCCATCACCACCAGCACCACCACGACGCCGCTGACAAACATGAATCTTGAGGTCATGGTCGTGCCTCCGCCGGATACCACTGTTCACGGGTGGCCGGAGCGCCGCAATCGAAAGAACTCGCCGGCAACCGGCTACACAAACGCTCGGCCCAGGGTTGCAGGCCTTGATTGCGATTGACCGTGCCTTGGCTGGCGGCCACTTTGAACACGCCCAGCACCAGCACCAGGGCGACAACCCCGAGTAGCGTCAGGCCGATCTTCACCGCTAGGTTGGTCTTTTCCCAGGACGTGTGTGGCTTGACCTGACGGCGACGGATCAAACCCACGCTGGCAAGCGTGGCCGCATAGACGACGCCAGCAATGGGGCCGAAAAACCAAGTGAGCCCGGCCACCATCAATGCGCAGGGAATCAGATCGCGCAGTACGCCGAACGGCGCAGCGTCCTTGGCGAAACCCGGCCACAACCGTGCGCTGAGGCGGTCATCCAGCAGCCAATGGGTGTGCGCCAATTCGTGAGTCAGCCAGTTGATGCCCGCAGCGATCACGCCAAACACGATCGTTGAAGTCATGACGATATTGATCAGCCCGGTGACGCGCAGCCCCAGCGGGATGAAATGAGTAAACGCACCGATCAGACAGGCCAGCACCACACCAGCGTAGGTCGGCCATTCGCCGCGTTTCAGTTCCCAGTCGCGCCAGAAGAACGCGGTGCCACCGGGCAACTCAGCGCAGACTTTCGGATGATTGGCGTACAGCGCCGAACTCAAATGTCGGCAATGCTCCCAATCTTTCTCACGCAGGCGCCGAGCCAATGCGCGACGCTGGCT contains these protein-coding regions:
- a CDS encoding DUF3829 domain-containing protein, producing MTSRFMFVSGVVVVLVVMGLASATRPFLKLDLWLDQRESPVTAQANALSPIIACVNRVDVHWRNAYDKNQHQRPTSDAFGKYISEPQDFDNSDAFTVRDIQEDTCLRDINEKLELLAYQPALSQKVRDYAQALKWASVISPPTRLDKSASFFVVPFNQTLQLLAQIQTASNAYISASTALRDELLPLDIAQRPKQLKLLEERVGKEIHWSLLAYMIQARETLERLEDGMKHRTLTPQAVAETTADLQQAWNRSGPFIGPREPGFRNKDDDARELWRHIREPAQHYLDALNTLHKDWQNHAEPQRLSDDYYAVTRGYDALLSHYNRQARANF